A stretch of Henckelia pumila isolate YLH828 chromosome 4, ASM3356847v2, whole genome shotgun sequence DNA encodes these proteins:
- the LOC140867106 gene encoding early nodulin-like protein 18 produces the protein MAAAWPISLCIFTVALLIDAAAAADAYTNYTVGDAAGWFFNSTTNKPSTNYDTWAANKTFNLGDYLIFNTNSNQTVIQTYNETTYQNCTTDYSSDNDTFQYDGGVDQFGAASIISVPLTALGTQYYFSDAGDGEQCLHGMAFEIKVNQGLGLPPSLNHPPPPPYSPPPAPADGGQSPPVTVVTGSPGNGGIKTSSANTFWFSFLILVFI, from the exons ATGGCAGCAGCCTGGCCCATCTCCCTGTGCATATTTACGGTGGCTCTGCTCATCGATGCGGCGGCGGCGGCTGATGCATACACCAACTACACGGTGGGCGACGCCGCCGGATGGTTCTTCAACTCCACCACAAATAAGCCCTCCACTAATTACGATACTTGGGCCGCCAACAAAACTTTCAATCTTGGCGACTATCTCA TATTCAACACGAACTCGAACCAAACGGTGATCCAAACATACAACGAGACGACGTATCAGAACTGCACTACCGACTATTCCTCCGACAACGATACGTTTCAATACGACGGGGGAGTTGATCAATTCGGTGCTGCATCAATCATATCGGTGCCACTTACGGCATTGGGGACACAATACTATTTTTCAGATGCTGGTGATGGTGAACAATGCCTACATGGTATGGCCTTTGAGATCAAGGTGAATCAAGGGCTTGGACTTCCGCCGAGCCTCAACCACCCACCGCCTCCACCGTATTCTCCGCCACCAGCCCCGGCGGATGGCGGGCAGTCTCCACCAGTCACAGTTGTCACCGGTAGTCCAGGGAATGGAGGGATAAAAACTAGTAGTGCTAATACCTTTTGGTTTAGCTTCTTGATTCTTGTCTTTATCTGA
- the LOC140863298 gene encoding UDP-galactose/UDP-glucose transporter 4-like isoform X2, whose product MASVRSVYFVSILLVCEWSRCSYGWYFTFVQGWVYVLLIYLQGFTTKQMVNPWKTYVKLSAVLMGSHGLTKGSLAFLNYPAQIMFKSTKVLPVMIMGAFIPGLRRKYPLHEYISAVLLVVGLILFTLADAQTSPNFSVIGVLMISGALIMDSFLGNLQEAIFTMNPDTTQTEMLFCSTLVGMPFLIPPMLVTGELFKAWSSCKQHPYVYGVLIFEAMATFIGQVSVLSLIALFGAATTAMITTARKAVTLLLSYMIFTKPLTEQHGTGLLLIAMGIVLKMLPENKPSKMPATSISRPKSENELGAENSRFETRTEEEEERRPLV is encoded by the exons ATGGCGTCTGTGAG ATCTGTGTACTTCGTTTCAATTCTTTTGGTTTGTGAATGGTCTCGTTGCAGTTATGGGTGGTACTTCACTTTCGTGCAAGGTTGGGTTTACGTTCTCTTGATTTATCTGCAAGGATTCACCACTAAACAAATGGTGAATCCATGGAAAACATATGTGAAGCTCTCTGCTGTGCTTATGGGTTCGCATGGACTTACGAAAGGTTCTCTGGCGTTCCTTAATTATCCGGCGCAGATCATGTTCAAATCCACCAAG GTTTTACCAGTGATGATAATGGGAGCTTTCATTCCCGGGTTGAGAAGGAAGTATCCCCTTCACGAATATATATCTGCTGTACTTTTGGTAGTTGGCCTCATCCTTTTCACCCTTGCGGATGCCCAAACATCTCCCAATTTCAGTGTGATAGGTGTCTTGATGATATCTGGAGCATTGATTATGGATTCGTTTTTGGGAAATTTACAGGAAGCTATCTTTACCATGAATCCTGACACAACACAG ACGGAAATGCTCTTCTGCTCGACCCTCGTTGGGATGCCTTTCTTGATTCCACCGATGCTCGTTACAGGAGAACTATTTAAGGCTTGGAGTTCTTGTAAACAA CATCCTTATGTTTATGGAGTACTTATTTTTGAAGCCATGGCCACATTTATCGGGCAAGTATCCGTGCTCTCACTCATCGCTCTGTTTGGTGCAGCAACCACAGCCATG ataacaaCGGCAAGGAAGGCTGTAACATTATTGCTGTCATACATGATTTTCACCAAACCTTTGACCGAACAACATGGGACTGGGCTCCTGCTGATAGCTATGGGGATTGTACTGAAAATGTTGCCTGAAAACAAGCCGTCTAAGATGCCAGCAACCTCAATTTCTCGACCCAAGAGCGAAAACGAACTTGGAGCCGAAAATAGCAGATTTGAAACAAGAACTGAAGAAGAGGAAGAAAGGAGACCTCTGGTTTGA
- the LOC140863298 gene encoding UDP-galactose/UDP-glucose transporter 2-like isoform X1, with protein sequence MKNEEKARSLFGISLTERPRWQQFLICSSGFFFGYLVNGVCEEYVYNRLQFSYGWYFTFVQGWVYVLLIYLQGFTTKQMVNPWKTYVKLSAVLMGSHGLTKGSLAFLNYPAQIMFKSTKVLPVMIMGAFIPGLRRKYPLHEYISAVLLVVGLILFTLADAQTSPNFSVIGVLMISGALIMDSFLGNLQEAIFTMNPDTTQTEMLFCSTLVGMPFLIPPMLVTGELFKAWSSCKQHPYVYGVLIFEAMATFIGQVSVLSLIALFGAATTAMITTARKAVTLLLSYMIFTKPLTEQHGTGLLLIAMGIVLKMLPENKPSKMPATSISRPKSENELGAENSRFETRTEEEEERRPLV encoded by the exons ATGAAGAATGAAGAAAAGGCGCGTTCTTTGTTTGGGATCTCGCTTACTGAACGACCGAGATGGCAGCAGTTTCTCATTTGTTCATCTGGGTTTTTCTTCGGTTACCTTGTTAATGGCGTCTGTGAG GAATATGTGTACAATAGACTCCAATTCAG TTATGGGTGGTACTTCACTTTCGTGCAAGGTTGGGTTTACGTTCTCTTGATTTATCTGCAAGGATTCACCACTAAACAAATGGTGAATCCATGGAAAACATATGTGAAGCTCTCTGCTGTGCTTATGGGTTCGCATGGACTTACGAAAGGTTCTCTGGCGTTCCTTAATTATCCGGCGCAGATCATGTTCAAATCCACCAAG GTTTTACCAGTGATGATAATGGGAGCTTTCATTCCCGGGTTGAGAAGGAAGTATCCCCTTCACGAATATATATCTGCTGTACTTTTGGTAGTTGGCCTCATCCTTTTCACCCTTGCGGATGCCCAAACATCTCCCAATTTCAGTGTGATAGGTGTCTTGATGATATCTGGAGCATTGATTATGGATTCGTTTTTGGGAAATTTACAGGAAGCTATCTTTACCATGAATCCTGACACAACACAG ACGGAAATGCTCTTCTGCTCGACCCTCGTTGGGATGCCTTTCTTGATTCCACCGATGCTCGTTACAGGAGAACTATTTAAGGCTTGGAGTTCTTGTAAACAA CATCCTTATGTTTATGGAGTACTTATTTTTGAAGCCATGGCCACATTTATCGGGCAAGTATCCGTGCTCTCACTCATCGCTCTGTTTGGTGCAGCAACCACAGCCATG ataacaaCGGCAAGGAAGGCTGTAACATTATTGCTGTCATACATGATTTTCACCAAACCTTTGACCGAACAACATGGGACTGGGCTCCTGCTGATAGCTATGGGGATTGTACTGAAAATGTTGCCTGAAAACAAGCCGTCTAAGATGCCAGCAACCTCAATTTCTCGACCCAAGAGCGAAAACGAACTTGGAGCCGAAAATAGCAGATTTGAAACAAGAACTGAAGAAGAGGAAGAAAGGAGACCTCTGGTTTGA
- the LOC140863298 gene encoding UDP-galactose/UDP-glucose transporter 4-like isoform X4: protein MCTIDSNSGESYGWYFTFVQGWVYVLLIYLQGFTTKQMVNPWKTYVKLSAVLMGSHGLTKGSLAFLNYPAQIMFKSTKVLPVMIMGAFIPGLRRKYPLHEYISAVLLVVGLILFTLADAQTSPNFSVIGVLMISGALIMDSFLGNLQEAIFTMNPDTTQTEMLFCSTLVGMPFLIPPMLVTGELFKAWSSCKQHPYVYGVLIFEAMATFIGQVSVLSLIALFGAATTAMITTARKAVTLLLSYMIFTKPLTEQHGTGLLLIAMGIVLKMLPENKPSKMPATSISRPKSENELGAENSRFETRTEEEEERRPLV from the exons ATGTGTACAATAGACTCCAATTCAGGTGAGAG TTATGGGTGGTACTTCACTTTCGTGCAAGGTTGGGTTTACGTTCTCTTGATTTATCTGCAAGGATTCACCACTAAACAAATGGTGAATCCATGGAAAACATATGTGAAGCTCTCTGCTGTGCTTATGGGTTCGCATGGACTTACGAAAGGTTCTCTGGCGTTCCTTAATTATCCGGCGCAGATCATGTTCAAATCCACCAAG GTTTTACCAGTGATGATAATGGGAGCTTTCATTCCCGGGTTGAGAAGGAAGTATCCCCTTCACGAATATATATCTGCTGTACTTTTGGTAGTTGGCCTCATCCTTTTCACCCTTGCGGATGCCCAAACATCTCCCAATTTCAGTGTGATAGGTGTCTTGATGATATCTGGAGCATTGATTATGGATTCGTTTTTGGGAAATTTACAGGAAGCTATCTTTACCATGAATCCTGACACAACACAG ACGGAAATGCTCTTCTGCTCGACCCTCGTTGGGATGCCTTTCTTGATTCCACCGATGCTCGTTACAGGAGAACTATTTAAGGCTTGGAGTTCTTGTAAACAA CATCCTTATGTTTATGGAGTACTTATTTTTGAAGCCATGGCCACATTTATCGGGCAAGTATCCGTGCTCTCACTCATCGCTCTGTTTGGTGCAGCAACCACAGCCATG ataacaaCGGCAAGGAAGGCTGTAACATTATTGCTGTCATACATGATTTTCACCAAACCTTTGACCGAACAACATGGGACTGGGCTCCTGCTGATAGCTATGGGGATTGTACTGAAAATGTTGCCTGAAAACAAGCCGTCTAAGATGCCAGCAACCTCAATTTCTCGACCCAAGAGCGAAAACGAACTTGGAGCCGAAAATAGCAGATTTGAAACAAGAACTGAAGAAGAGGAAGAAAGGAGACCTCTGGTTTGA
- the LOC140863298 gene encoding UDP-galactose/UDP-glucose transporter 4-like isoform X3: protein MASVRNMCTIDSNSGESYGWYFTFVQGWVYVLLIYLQGFTTKQMVNPWKTYVKLSAVLMGSHGLTKGSLAFLNYPAQIMFKSTKVLPVMIMGAFIPGLRRKYPLHEYISAVLLVVGLILFTLADAQTSPNFSVIGVLMISGALIMDSFLGNLQEAIFTMNPDTTQTEMLFCSTLVGMPFLIPPMLVTGELFKAWSSCKQHPYVYGVLIFEAMATFIGQVSVLSLIALFGAATTAMITTARKAVTLLLSYMIFTKPLTEQHGTGLLLIAMGIVLKMLPENKPSKMPATSISRPKSENELGAENSRFETRTEEEEERRPLV from the exons ATGGCGTCTGTGAG GAATATGTGTACAATAGACTCCAATTCAGGTGAGAG TTATGGGTGGTACTTCACTTTCGTGCAAGGTTGGGTTTACGTTCTCTTGATTTATCTGCAAGGATTCACCACTAAACAAATGGTGAATCCATGGAAAACATATGTGAAGCTCTCTGCTGTGCTTATGGGTTCGCATGGACTTACGAAAGGTTCTCTGGCGTTCCTTAATTATCCGGCGCAGATCATGTTCAAATCCACCAAG GTTTTACCAGTGATGATAATGGGAGCTTTCATTCCCGGGTTGAGAAGGAAGTATCCCCTTCACGAATATATATCTGCTGTACTTTTGGTAGTTGGCCTCATCCTTTTCACCCTTGCGGATGCCCAAACATCTCCCAATTTCAGTGTGATAGGTGTCTTGATGATATCTGGAGCATTGATTATGGATTCGTTTTTGGGAAATTTACAGGAAGCTATCTTTACCATGAATCCTGACACAACACAG ACGGAAATGCTCTTCTGCTCGACCCTCGTTGGGATGCCTTTCTTGATTCCACCGATGCTCGTTACAGGAGAACTATTTAAGGCTTGGAGTTCTTGTAAACAA CATCCTTATGTTTATGGAGTACTTATTTTTGAAGCCATGGCCACATTTATCGGGCAAGTATCCGTGCTCTCACTCATCGCTCTGTTTGGTGCAGCAACCACAGCCATG ataacaaCGGCAAGGAAGGCTGTAACATTATTGCTGTCATACATGATTTTCACCAAACCTTTGACCGAACAACATGGGACTGGGCTCCTGCTGATAGCTATGGGGATTGTACTGAAAATGTTGCCTGAAAACAAGCCGTCTAAGATGCCAGCAACCTCAATTTCTCGACCCAAGAGCGAAAACGAACTTGGAGCCGAAAATAGCAGATTTGAAACAAGAACTGAAGAAGAGGAAGAAAGGAGACCTCTGGTTTGA